The nucleotide sequence CCGATGACATTCTTGACGCCCCGTGCGAGCCAATCTTCGTTCTTGAGCACGGCAATGATGATTTCGGCAATCCCCAGCGTGGCAATCGCAAGGTAATCAGAGCGCAGACCAAGGGCTGTCTTCCCGATCACCCAAGCGGCCCCAGCGGCCAGCAAGCCACCCACAGGCCAGCTGAGCAGGATTGGCAGGTTCAGACCACCAAGATTGCCGCTGACAGCCGGGTTGACCGCTTCCACCGCGACCTTGCCGGGATCAAAGACGGCGCGATAAAGGAAGAAACCGCCCACAAGGATCACAAGCGTCGCAATCGTCTTGGTGCGGCCTTCAAGGCGCTTTTGGGCTTGCACAGCTGCAACGACAGTCAATGCACCCAACACCAACCCGGCTATGATACGCAGACCACCAGCCTGCCACGCTTCTGGCACAGGTTCGGTTGAGACCAGCACGGCGGCGAGGCCCCCAAGGGCGACAAACCCCATGACACCGATGTTAAACAGCCCTGCAAAGCCCCATTGCAGGTTTACACCCAGTGCCATGATGGCCGAAATTAGCCCCATGTTCAGGATCAGAAGGGCTGAATTCCAGCCCTGAATCATCCCGGTGCCAATCAAAAGGATGGCGACAAGACCAAAAAGGGCGGTATCTCTGACTTGGGTACTCATACCGATTGTCCTTTGAACAGGCCCGTAGGGCGGAACAGCAGTACGATGATCAGGATCGCAAAGCTGACGGCGAATTTGTAGTCGGTGGACAGAAGCTGGACGAGGCCATCTGGCTCAAGGCTTTCAGGCATCAGATAGGTCAGCACCTTCTTCCACGCGTAGGTGATTGTGACTTCGCTGAACGCGATGACAAACCCACCCGCAATGGCCCCCAATGGATTGCCGAGACCGCCGACGATGGCGGCGGCAAAGATCGGCAGGAGCAGTTGGAAATAGGTGAAGGCTTTAAAGGATTTATCGAGGCCGTAGAGCACACCAGCAGTGGTCGCAAGGGCCGCGACGATCATCCATGTGACCTTGACGACCCAATCAGGGTTGATGCCGGACAGAAGGGCGAGGTCTTCGTTGTCGGAAAACGCGCGCATGGATTTCCCGGTCCGTGTCTTGTTCAGGAACCAGAACAACAGCGCCATGGCAATCAGTGCAACGACGACGGTGATCGCTTGCGTTGTCTTAATCGCCAGGCCTTCGTTCAAGCCGGTCATTTCCTTGAATTCGCGCGCTGTGATGATGAATCGTTCGCCATCGGCAAACCGGATGTCGCGCACGCCGATAATGAACCGCACAACGCCATTCATAACGAACATGACGCCCATCGATACAATAACAAGGATCACGGGCGAGGCTTTTTGTTCGCGGTAAAACTTGTAAACACCCCAATCGGTCCCCAGCAGCAGAAGGATGGTCGCGCCAATGCCAAAGGGCAGGGCGAGCAGGGCTGTTGGCAGCGGGCCAAAGGTGATCCCCATGCCGACGAAGGCGGTGGTGAACAGGATCGTAATCGCGGTACCAAAGGCCATTGTGTCGCCGTGGGCGAAGTTCGAGAACCGCAAGATACCGTAGATCATCGTGACACCCAGTGCGCCAATGGCAAGCTGCGCGCCATAGGCAAGGCCGGGAACAAAGACAAAGTTCGCGAAGGCGACGATGGCGTTGAGGAAGTCCATTTTAGAGATCACCCTTGGAAATCATTATGTTGTTCATTGAAGCACCTCACACGTGCCCGTCAGGCGTTCGCCTGCGCGGGTATTGGCGTAGACGGCAGAACCGTCACCCTGCATCACCATCATGACATCTGATCCGCCCATGCCGTCGGCCCAGAACCCGCGGATGTCACCTAGCAGAATTGGCTCTGCGGGAAATGTGGCTTCACCCAGCTGCACTGTCGTGACCCGCCGTTGTGTCGGCTCATCGGGGTTCATAGGAGGGGCAAATTGGGCATAGTCGATCTCAAACTGGATAGGCGTGCCTGAGAAGTCGCAAGAGACGACTTCGGCCATCGTCGGCCCAGCCATTGCGGCACAGATTGCAGTTGCCGCCTTCATCCGCCCAAGAAGCTCCGCCGGACTTGTCCGTCGGCCAACAGCTCTTTGCCCGTGCCGGTATGCGCATTGCGCCCTTGTACTAAGACATAGGCTTTATCTGCAATTTCAAGCGCTTGCCGTGCGTTCTGTTCCACCATCAGGATCGGGATACCGGTCCGCGCAACCTCGATGATCCGATCGAAAAGCTCATCCATCACGATGGGTGACACGCCCGCCGTCGGCTCGTCCAGCATCAGCACTTTGGGTTGCGTCATCAGCGCACGTCCCACGGCGACTTGCTGGCGTTGCCCGCCCGAGAGTTCGCCCGCCGCCTGATTTCGTTTATCCTTCAGGATCGGGAAAAGGTCGAAGACCTGCGTCATCGTGTCTTTGAAATCATCGCGGCGGATAAACGCGCCCATCTCAAGGTTTTCTTCCACGGTCATCGACGTAAAGATGTTTGAGGTCTGCGGCACAAAACCCATGCCCTTGACCACACGCTGTTGCGGGGAAAGGTGGGTGATATCCTCACCATCCAGACGCACTGCCCCCTCATTGACATTGAGCATGCCAAAGACCGCCTTCATCGCTGTAGACTTACCGGCACCGTTCGGGCCGACGATCACAGCAATCTCGCCTTTCTCAGCGGCAATCGTGCACGCATGCAGGATGTCGGGGCCTTTGCCGTAACCACCCGTCATTGCATCACCGATCAGGAAAGGTTCGCCGGTCTGCGCAACACTGTCGCGCGCTGTATTCTTGGCCGCCGTTAGCGTCCCGCCACCAGGATTGGTGATCGACCGGTCCTTGTTCCCCCGGTCATCTTGGTAGGGGTTTTGGGTCACGGGGTGATGTACTCTTCCAGGAACGGTGCATAGGTCAGCAGTGTATCGCGCATCAGCGCCTGCTCGGTCCCATCAGCATGGTTCACGTAGATGTAGTAAAACGTTGCAGCAGAGCCGAGGATCGCCCCCAGCAGAACAGTCAGGAGAAATTTCATGTCGCACTTACCTTATCTTTGTTTTTCAACCCGGTGCCGAGATAAGCCTCGATCACCTGTTCGTTGGCCTTGATTTCCGCCAAGGTCCCTTCGGCCAACACGTGGCCCTCCGCCATGCAGATCACGGGGTCGCAAAGACGACCGATGAAATCCATGTCGTGTTCGATGACGACGAATGTGTAGTTCCGTTCTTTGTTCAGGCGGATGATCGCATCGCCGATGGTGTTCAGCAGGGTGCGGTTTACGCCTGCGCCAACCTCATCCAGAAAGACGATTTTGGCATCGACCATCATGGTGCGCCCTAGTTCGAGCAACTTTTTCTGCCCGCCGGACAGATTGCCCGCCTTTTCTTCTTTCAGGTGGTCAATGGTCAGGAATTCGATGACCTCATCGGCCTTGGCTTGCAACGCGCGCTCTTCATCAGCGATCCGCTTGCGGCCAAACCATGTGTTCCAGAGTGCCTCACCCGATTGCCCGCCAGGGACCATCATCAGGTTTTCGCGCACCGTCATGGATGAAAATTCATGTGCGATTTGGAAGGTCCGCAGCAACCCTTTGTGAAACAATTCATGCGGGGGCAGGCCGGTGATATCCTCGCCCTTCATTGTCACGCGCCCCGACGTTGGTTTAAGAACGCCTGCGATCACATTGAAAAGAGTCGTTTTTCCTGCACCGTTGGGGCCGATCAGACCGGTGATTGTGCCTTCTTCGATGGTCATGGTCGCACCGTCTACGGCGCGGAAACCGCCAAAGGTTTTGACCACATCTTCAACGACAATCATGTCTTGTCCCCTCGCGCACGTCTTTATGCGTGTTTTGTCTTGCAAAACGGCGCGGGCAAAACCCGCGCCGCTTCTGTTGTCAGATCAACCGCTTAACGGTAGTTGATCGTCGAATATACGCCATCGGCGAATTCGATTTCCTGATAGTTGCCAGCGGATTCGCCGGGTCCGATCAGCTCAACCGCAGAGGCGCCAACATAGTCGATGTCTTCACCAGCCGCGATCAGCTCAAGACCCTTGGCCAGTTCGCCGGGCATGATCTGAACGCCGGGCGCATTGGCAACGTCAAAGACGTGATCTTTGAAGTCAGCAGAGTCTTTCGACCCAGCCGCCTGCATTGCCAACATGATCAGTGCCGCCGCATCATAGCTTTCTGGTGAGAAGGCACCTGTGCCGTCGAAACCTGCAGCCTCAGCCAGTTCAACAAACATGCCAGCACCGGCGTTGTCTGTACCGGGGTAGGCGCCGTAAGAGCCGTTCAGTTCCGCACCGAAGTTGTCGTTCAAGACTGCACCGACCATGCCGTCTGGCAGGTAGAATGTGTCGAACGCGCCGCTATCAAGGCTGGAGCGGATGATGCCGGACCCACCCTGGTCAACATAGCCCGCAACGACCAGGACTTCGCCACCGGCAGATGCCAATGCGCCAACTTCGGCGGAGTAGTCTGCCTTGCCGTCTTCATGAGCCGCAGAGATCGTGACAGAGCCGCCAGCCGCTTCAAATGCCGCCTGAAATGCGTCAGCCAAACCCTTGCCGTAGTCGTTATTTGTATAGGTCAGAGCCACTTCGCTGACACCGCGATCCTGCAGGATTTCTGTGATGATCACACCCTGACGGGCATCAGATGGCGCTGTGCGGAAGAAAAGGTCGTCATCGTCAGCCGTAGACAGGCCAGGGGATGTGGCGGATGGCGAAATCATCGCAACACCGTTTGGACGCGCCACGTTTTGCAGAATCGCACCAGTGACGCCGGAACAATCAGCACCCATGATGGCGTCAACGTTGTCAGATGTGACCAAACGCTCGGCTGCGGCTGTTGCTGCGCCTGCGTCGATACATGTACTGTCACCACGTACGGATGTCACGGTCGCGCCGCCTAGTAGTGCACCGGATTCGGTGACCTCCGCCATAGCAAGCTCCGCGCCTGCACCCATTGCAGGAGTGATAGATTCAAGTGGGCCGGTAAAGCCAAGGACCACACCGATCTTCACTTCGTTGTGGCCGTCTGCATATGCACCGCCAGCCATCATAGCGACGGCAGATGCCGCCAAAAGTAGTTTCTTCATATCGTTCTCCCAAGTTGGATTTTTTACCCTGCGCGCCAATCTAGCAGGCCGTTTCCAAAAGGAAAGTCGGAACCCGTGGTCAGTCTCCCTTAAAATGGTCGGCAGCAAGCGGTTAGACTGGATTGCGGTGCCATACACCCGCTTTGGTGATTTGTGGTCTATTCGCTTTCAACGGTCAGCTCGACCGCGTCCCAATTCTGGGCGAGCATATCTTCTTCTGTAATCCAGAACTGAACGACGCCTCCGTCACCCCACATCCAATTTACCAATTGGTCGGAATGCAACTGCATCAGCAGGTGGTGATGGGTGTGGTCCGCGACTGCAGTGTTAAACTCGGTGCCCAGCCCAAACATCTGGTGCCAGCGCCCTTTGGACGCAATGCGATACTTGGTATCGATATCGTCGCGCACCTCAAAGGGTAGCTTGGCAAAGACCTCGGGGCTGGCGTTCGCGGCGGCAACCAGTGTGGCTGTCGTGGCTTCCTGTCCGCTGAGCAATTCACCTTGGGTGAACTGGTAGAAAGGTTTGAAGGGCGCCGGTTGTCTGCCGATGTCACGCACCTGTCCAAAATAACCTTCCAAAACCGAGATATCATCGGCTGTCATCTCATCCCAGGGTTCATGCGATACGGCCCAGATACTGACTTCATCTACAAAGGCCGAGAATTCATCCTGCTGGTTAAGCAACGTCTCAAGTGCTTAGCTCATAGGCGGCCCCATAGCTGGCGACCCGTTTTTCGGTTTGTGCGATGGTTTTGACGATGTCGTCGCGCGCCAAACGGATCGACATGGTAAACCGATGCGCGGTATCCCAAAACCAGGGTCGCGAGAAATCGGGCAGGGACGTGCGATAGTTCGTGGGCGAAAGATCTTCTGATGCCTGATAGGGCAACAGTTCGGCTATCAACTCATGTGCGTCGTCATCCTTTGTCTGATCTGCGAGCGGCAGAAGCACAAATTCGACGGGCCAGCGGGGAAAGGTATCGGGCGCATTTTCGCGGGCATGCCCTTTGACATAGTAGCCCCAGTTCGGTCCGTCATAGATCGGGACCAGGTCGCCGGGTGGTTCGGTTGCCACATTCCCGATGGTCGGTAAGTAAACGACCTTGCCGCGATGTGGCCCGTCGGTCGAGGTCGTCAAAAAGAAGGCCATGGCACCGGTGGTGGGCATGCCTGCGGGCAGGAGCGGATCGGGCACCGTGCCAAGATCAATCTGCACCAGATGATGCATTGCACGACCCAACTCATCGCGCGGCCAGGGCGTGTCGCCAAGGGTTGGCAACCCGCCAAGCCAGCTTGTCCCGCCAAACTCTACATCCAGATCAAAACGTTGCAGGCGCACAAGGGCGATACCGGGGGTGCGGATAAAGGTTTTGCCGCGCAGATCGCGCCGGTCAATCTCTTTGGCAAGCCGATCAACTTCATCAGGTGCCAACGGGGCAAGCCCGTTCGCGGAAATGATCGTATCGAGATTGTTGCGGAAGGCATCGCCGGTTTTGAATCCGGCAAGCCGAGAGAAGACAATGTAGAGTTCATCGTCCTTAATCGCTTCACGGTCTTCGTCCGGCGGTAGCGCCGGTTCGGATTTGATTGGTGCGGGTCGCGGAATGGGTCTTATAATCTCTGTGGCTTGTACAACAGGTATTGGGCGGGATTGAACGGTCTTCTTCTCGCGTTGAAACATCCCCAATGCAAATGCGGCTGCAATGACGATGGCCAGAATGCTGAGCGCAGTCAGCCGCAAGTCAAGGTCCTGTGTCACTTCGGCATAAACTGCCAAGCCAATCGTCAAGGTCGCGCAAATCCAGACGAGTGATTTGAGAAACCGTAAGACCATCGCGCCCGATCAGACCGACAGTCGCGCGGCATGGCTGCCGCGTTCGCGATATGGTGTCGTGTCATAATGCGACCGATAACACTTGGAGAAATGAGAAGGTGAGGCAAAGCCGCAGGCGAGTGCGACGTTAATCACCGTCATATCCGTTTGCATCAAGAGGTTGCGGGCCTTTTGTAGGCGCAATTCCATGTAGTAACGCTTGGGGCTACGAGACAGATAGCGGCGAAACAGGCGTTCAAGCTGGCGGGTCGACATGCCGACGTCTTTGGCCAGAATAGCCGGGCTGATCGGATCTTCGATGTTCTGTTCCATCATTTGAATGACACGGCTGAGCTTGGGGTGACGCACACCGATTCTTGTGGGGATCGACAGGCGTTGGGTGTCCTGATCGGTACGGATCGAAGAATAGATCAGGATGTCAGCGACCGCATTGGCAAGGTCTTCACCGTGGTCATCGGCAATCAGCTTGATCATTAAATCGATTGATGCGGTTCCACCGGCTGTTGTGATCCTGTTCCCATCGACGACAAAGACCGATTTTGTCAGTTCGACTTCTTCGAACTCCTCGGAAAAACTGTCCTGGTTCTCCCAGTGAATTGTGGCCTTCTTGCCGTCCAGCAAACCCGCGCGGGCCATCGTATAGCCAGCCGTACACAGCCCTGCGATGGTTACGCCACGGCGCGATCTGCGCCTGATCCAGTTCAAGATGCGCTTTGTGGTTGCTTTTTGGACATCGACGCCACCACATAGCATGATCGTATCGTCGCGATCCAATTCGTGCAGATCGCCGTCAACGCGAAAGACACAGCCGTTCGAACATGATGCCTCAGCGCCTTCTTCGCTGACAATAGTCCAGCTATAGAGCTGTTTCCCGGCGGTCCGATTGGCGATGCGCAGGCTTTCAACAGCCGCGGCAAAGCACAGCATGGTGAAGTTTTCCATCAGCACGAAAACGAACCGGCGGGGTTTGCCTTCGTGGTCAACTTCAACAACTTGGGGTTGATCGACATCGCCATATTCCGTGGTCGCGTATTGCGTATAAGACCTCATCAGGTTTGCACGCTGGCGACAAGGGAAAAGTCACGTAGGCGTGCGGTGTCTGCTCCGTTTCAGAACGCCACTTTTCCATTGGCGCGCGGTGCGCTGCACGCTATACGCAAGGCCTGATAACGCTAACCTAGCTGATATGGAGCAAGACAATGACTGACTGGCAAAAATCTGACTGGCGCAAAAAGCCCCGGGTCCAGATGCCTGAGTATACCGATGCAGCCGCGCTAAGCGATGTTGAAGGCCGTCTTGCCAGCTATCCGCCTTTGGTCTTTGCCGGTGAGGCACGTAAATTGAAGGCCGAGTTGGGTGCCGTCAGCCGGGGCGAGGCGTTCTTGTTGCAAGGCGGTGATTGCGCTGAGAGTTTTGCAGAATTCGGCGCCGACAGCATTCGCGACACCTTCAAAGTGATGCTGCAAATGGCAATGGTCCTGACTTATGGCGCGAAAGTGCCTGTGGTCAAAGTGGGCCGGATGGCTGGTCAGATGGCCAAACCACGCTCAGCCCCGACAGAGACGGTCGATGGTGTGGAACTGCCAAGCTACCGTGGTGATATCATCAACGGGTTTGATTTCACGTCTGAAAGCCGCATTCCTGATCCGGAGCGGATGATGCAGGCCTACATGCAGGCAGCGGCAACGCTGAACCTGTTGCGTGCCTTTTCAACCGGTGGTTTCGCGAATGTGCATGAGGTCCACAAGTGGACGCTTGGCTTCACCGATAGCAATGAAGTTAAGAAATACAGCGATATGGCGGCGCGCATCAGTGATACACTTGATTTCATGGAAGCTGCGGGTCTGACCACCGACACGAACCATGAACTGCAAACCGTTGATTTCTATACCAGCCACGAGGCTTTGCTGCTGGAGTATGAAGAGGCGCTGTGTCGTCTGGATTCGACTTCCGGTAAATGGTTGGCCGGGTCTGGCCACATGATCTGGATCGGCGATCGCACGCGCCAGCCTGACGGGGCGCATGTGGAATTCTGCAAAGGTGTGCAGAACCCCATTGGCCTGAAGTGTGGTCCATCAATGACCTCTGGTCACCTCAAGGCGCTGATGGCCTCACTCAACCCTGAAAATGAGGCAGGCCGCCTGACATTGATCGCACGCTTTGGTGCGGGTTCTGTCGGTGAGCATCTGCCGCGTCTTATCAAGGCGGTGGAAGAAGAGGGTGCCAACGTCGTTTGGACCTGTGACGCGATGCATGGCAATACCATCAAGTCATCTAGCGGTTACAAGACCCGTCCATTCGAAAGCGTACTGCGCGAAGTGAAAGAGTTCTTTGCGATCCACAATGCTGAAGGCACTGTCCCCGGTGGCGTGCACTTTGAGATGACGGGCAAAGACGTGACGGAATGCACCGGTGGTGTGCGTGCTGTGACTGATGAAGACCTGTCCAGCCGTTACCATACAGCCTGTGATCCGCGCCTGAACGCATCACAGTCATTGGAACTGGCCTTTCTTGTTGCCGAAGAACTCTCTGCGCGTCGCGATACAATCGCGCAGGCCAAAGCGGGCTAATCAGCCGTTATTGACGACCAGTTTGAGGGCCGGGCGTTCAGCGTCCGGCCTTTTTTCATGCAGCCGCGGGATCAGCTGTGCTGCGGCAAGCTGAATGCCAATGGGTTCATGCCTGATGCGTGCGCCAGCGGGGATAACGAACCGCCGGGGCCGCGTGCCGCCGTCTTGATCTGTCACCAAAGCACCTAACATGCGGGTGGCCTTATTCTCGCGGTCACGTAGCGGCAAAAGCAGCATTGCGCCTGTCAAGGTCGGCCGCAGCATAGAACCGGGTGATGATAGCGGAATGCTGACAATGGCGGGACCGGTGAACGCCTCCTCCAGAAGCTGCTGCACCTGTGCGCGGGCGTCCGGATGGAACAGCGTTGTCAGCGGCATCCCGCGGGCATCCATTTTCAACAGGTCATGCAGCCGTTGACCTGCGACGCGGAAGCGGCATGTGCCGGGCGCGACGCGTTGCAAGATGAAGGCGTAAGGCAAGGCGCGATCAATTTTGCTGGGGGCAATCTCGGTACGCGCGGGCAGTTGCTGGGCGTTGCGCAGGGTTTGCCAATACTGTTCGAGGCTTTGCAGGATCGGATCATTTTGTCCCGGTTTCAGCACGTCGCGACGCTCTCGTGATTGATCGTTGATATCCATAATCTTATCCTCGTTACTGGCCTCAAGATGCGCCAAACTAGTTTTCGCTTTAATAGGTTTTTAACAAACTCTTTCACGTTAACCATTTAACAAAGTGTTAAGTGGTTAACGCCAAGACATCCGCGCGCACTTGCTCCGCCCGTCAGATTGGCTTTATGTGCACGGGCAATAAACGACAGGCAAAAAGACAAGATGACGCATTCCATGACAGCATTCGCAAGCCGCACCGGTACTTTGGGGGCGGTGTCATGGAGTTGGGAAATGCGTGGTGTGAATGCGCGTGGCCTTGATATCCGCCTGCGCATGCCCGACGGCATTGAGGGGCTGGAGCCAGCGATGCGCGGGGCGCTGACCAAGGCACTGGCGCGTGGCAATGTGACCGTAAACCTGCGGCTCAGCCGTGAAGAGCTGGGCGGCGCACTGGCCGTTGATGAGGGCTATCTGGATGAGGTGCTCAAAGCGCTGGATCAGGTGCAAGAGCGGGCCTTTGCGATGGGGGTCACGCTGGGTCAGCCAACGGCAGCGGATGTTCTGGTGCAGCGTGGGGTGCTGATTGCGGGGAAACCGGAAGATGAGACTGAGGCGCTAACGGCAGCGTTGATGGCGGATGTGGCCCCCCTGATTGCTGATTTCGTGGCAATGCGTGCGGCTGAGGGTGCCGCGCTGAAGGGCGTTGTTGCGGGTCAGCTTGATCATATCGCCAAGCTGACCGAGGCGGCGGCGGTTGCCGCGGCCGCACGTGCACCACAGGTGAAAGAGAATCTGACAAATGCACTACGCCGCGTTTTGGAGGATGTCGCCGAGATCGAAGAGGGGCGCGTTGCACAGGAGCTTGCCCTCTTGGCCGTCAAATCGGATGTCCTGGAAGAGATTGACCGGCTTAAGGCACATGTTGCGGCTGCCCGTGAACTGCTGGCGCAGGACAAGCCTGCGGGCCGTAAACTCGATTTCCTTGCACAGGAGTTCAACCGAGAGGCGAATACGCTTTGTGCCAAGGCGCAAGCGCCCAATCTGACGGCCATTGGCCTCGACCTCAAGGCCGTCATCGACCAGATGCGCGAGCAAATTCAGAATGTGGAGTAACCGATGACCCGACGCGGCTTACTGATTATCTTGTCGTCCCCTTCAGGTGCGGGGAAATCAACCCTGGCGGGGCGGTTGCGCGCATGGGACGAAACGCTGCAATTCTCGGTTTCGGCTACCACACGTGCGGCACGTCCGGGTGAAGTAGATGGGAAGGACTACTACTTTGTTACCAAGGATGGATTTGATGATCTGGTTGCGAACGACGGGCTGCTAGAACATGCTATCGTTTTCGACAATTTCTATGGGTCGCCCAAAACACCTGTGCAGGGCGCCATAGAAAACGGGTGTGATGTGCTATTCGACATTGATTGGCAGGGGGCGCAGCAGATCAACAATTCGTCCCTGTCCGAAAATGTTCTGTCGATCTTTATACTGCCACCATCGATCACCGAGCTGCATCGCCGGTTGGTCAGCCGCGGCCAGGACAGTGAGCAGGTCATTGCCGACCGCATGCAAAAAAGCATGAATGAGATCAGCCGCTGGGGTGAATATGATTTCGTTTTGATCAATGATGATCTGGATAAAACGGAAGAGCAGCTGAAAACAATCATCAGCGCTGAACGTCTGCGACGCAGCAGGCAGCCGCATTTGGTCGACCATGTGCGCACATTGCAATCCCAGTTTGGAGAATTGGTATGAGCTTTTTTGTCCTAGGTGATATCACCCCGCAGGTCGATGAAAGCGCCTGGGTCGCGCCCGGCTGCTATATTATAGGTGATATCGTCCTTGAAGCGAAAGCCTCGGTCTGGTTTGGGACCACGATGCGCGGCGACAATGAGCGGATTACAATTGGTGCTGGCAGCAACGTGCAGGAAAACTGTGTCCTGCACACCGACATGGGGTTCCCGCTCAGCATCGGTGCGGGTTGTACAATCGGACATAAGGCAATGCTGCATGGCTGTGAAATCGGTGAGAATTCACTCATTGGGATGGGGGCGACGGTCCTCAATGGTGTAAAAATTGGCAAAAACTGCCTTATTGGAGCAGGGGCGCTGATCACTGAAGGCAAGAGCATTCCTGACGGTTCGTTGGTAATGGGTGTGCCCGGCAAAGTGGTTCGCCAGCTTGATGAGGCCGCAATTGCGGGCCTACGCTTGTCCGCG is from Yoonia sp. GPGPB17 and encodes:
- a CDS encoding gamma carbonic anhydrase family protein, which codes for MSFFVLGDITPQVDESAWVAPGCYIIGDIVLEAKASVWFGTTMRGDNERITIGAGSNVQENCVLHTDMGFPLSIGAGCTIGHKAMLHGCEIGENSLIGMGATVLNGVKIGKNCLIGAGALITEGKSIPDGSLVMGVPGKVVRQLDEAAIAGLRLSALHYQENAARFGRDLKPA
- the gmk gene encoding guanylate kinase; translated protein: MTRRGLLIILSSPSGAGKSTLAGRLRAWDETLQFSVSATTRAARPGEVDGKDYYFVTKDGFDDLVANDGLLEHAIVFDNFYGSPKTPVQGAIENGCDVLFDIDWQGAQQINNSSLSENVLSIFILPPSITELHRRLVSRGQDSEQVIADRMQKSMNEISRWGEYDFVLINDDLDKTEEQLKTIISAERLRRSRQPHLVDHVRTLQSQFGELV
- a CDS encoding PAS domain-containing protein yields the protein MDINDQSRERRDVLKPGQNDPILQSLEQYWQTLRNAQQLPARTEIAPSKIDRALPYAFILQRVAPGTCRFRVAGQRLHDLLKMDARGMPLTTLFHPDARAQVQQLLEEAFTGPAIVSIPLSSPGSMLRPTLTGAMLLLPLRDRENKATRMLGALVTDQDGGTRPRRFVIPAGARIRHEPIGIQLAAAQLIPRLHEKRPDAERPALKLVVNNG
- a CDS encoding YicC/YloC family endoribonuclease gives rise to the protein MTAFASRTGTLGAVSWSWEMRGVNARGLDIRLRMPDGIEGLEPAMRGALTKALARGNVTVNLRLSREELGGALAVDEGYLDEVLKALDQVQERAFAMGVTLGQPTAADVLVQRGVLIAGKPEDETEALTAALMADVAPLIADFVAMRAAEGAALKGVVAGQLDHIAKLTEAAAVAAAARAPQVKENLTNALRRVLEDVAEIEEGRVAQELALLAVKSDVLEEIDRLKAHVAAARELLAQDKPAGRKLDFLAQEFNREANTLCAKAQAPNLTAIGLDLKAVIDQMREQIQNVE